The following DNA comes from Desulfobaculum xiamenense.
GCGCGTCCTCCTGCTGCCCTTCCTTGACAAGCTTGAGTACGGCCAACCGCATGTCGCGGGCATCCCTGAGCAGAAAGAGCTTCCCGCGCAACGCAGTGAGCGGATCGGCCGACGCGGCGGGCGTCGCCTTGCCGGGCGTGGTGCGTGCCGCATTGCAGCCCATAACCACGCACAGGGCAGTCACACAGACGACGAACGCCGCAATCCTCGCAATGGCAGTCATGCAGATTCCTCCGGATTGGTTCTCCTGTCATTCTCTGCATATACCGTCACAGACTTTTTTGCAAAGGGCATAGCGACGCGGCGCGTCACTCTTCCCCAAAGCACGCCCGCGATACGTTCCTTCCACGTGGCCCAAGAAAAACAAACGGCGGACAAACCGGATGGTTCGCCCGCCGCAAAATTCCCTTCACGCTCGGATGACACAGGGCATTTCGCCACCGTTGAGGGCTCAACCGTCGGCATCGACGAACTGGAGAGGGAATCGCGCAGTCAACCGCACGCCCTGTGCCGACGACACCTCGAAACTGCCGCCAAAGGCATGTGCGCGCTCGCGCATGTTTGCCAAGCCGTATCCCGCTCTGGCCCCCTGCTCCACGTCGAATCCGCACCCATCATCAAAAACGATGAGCGTCAATTCGTCCTCGTCGATCTCCAGCACCACGTCCGCATGGCGTGCGCCGCTGTGTCTGACGATATTGTTGAGCGCCTCCTGCACGATACGATACAGCGTGCCCTTGAGATCCTCAGGGATGCGCGCCTCGTCGCCCGGCATATCCAAGGAGATGTCCAGGCCATGCGCCTTGCGTATCTGCCGGCACTTCCAGCGCAGTGTGGACAACAGGCCAATCTCGTCGAGCATGGCCGGACGCAAATCCATGACCAAACGACGGATTTCCTCAAGCACCTTAAGGAGATAGTCGTTGACGGCCGTGATCGAGCGCCCCACCTCGATCTCAGAGGGCGACAGCGCATGGACGAGGTTGCCCAGATGCAAACGGATGGCGGTGAGGTCCTGACAGATGCCGTCGTGCAGTTCCCGGCCGATGCGTATCCGCTCGCGCTCGCCCGCCGCGAAAACGGCACGCTGGGCATCGCGCAGCGAGGCCTCGGCCTTCTTGCGCACCTGCACCTCGCGCTGCAATTCGTCACGGGAAACCGTCACATCACGCAGGCTGCGCGACATTTCGTTGAAGGCTCGGGCCAACGCACCCACTTCATCCGCCGAAGCAGGAACGGGCACCTCGCAGCCGAGTTCGCCATCACGTAGCCGGACGACGCCTCGGTGTACAACCTCAAGCGGGGCAAGAATCCCTCGACTCAGAAAACGCAGCCAAATGCAAAACATGACCACGGCCACCACGACGATGCCCAAGAGCACGAGGTTGCGCGTGCGCTGCACATCGCCGATCTCGCGCACGGCCTCCGAGGACACCTTCTTGGCGTTGGCCTCCACGGAAACGAGCACCACGGTGAAATGGGCGAGCAGATTGGCCCGCGCCGCGACAAGCTCCCGGCTTTCGCTCTGCTGAACCTGCTTCGAAACGCTCACGAACTCGTCAAAAAGACCCTCGGCCTTGATGAACTCACGCATGAATCTGTCAAGGCCGGGGGTTTTCGGGTAGACGCTCACAAACGTCGCGATCTCGCGGTTGAGGCTTTCCCAGCGCCTGGTCCACTGGGTTTCAAGGCGCGAAGCATTCGATCCGTCAAACTCGTTGGCGAGCAGGTTGAGCTCCGTCACGCCGCTGAGTATCGCGTAGGCCCCCTGACTCCTGCAAAGCGCAAGACCGATACCACGTTCGGCCCAGTACAGACATGCCGAGGCCAACGCGATGAGCAGCGCCGTTCCCAGCGCCAGAAGCCGCAGTTTGGATCGAATGCTCATTCTCTAGCGAATAATGGTCACGCTTTCGGGAAAGACCTTCTCCAGCGGGTGGTAGTCGACGATGTCCAGCATGTTCCGGGGCGTCTTGCGCTCCACAAGCTCGCTCTCGATGGCCCACATCTCGACATTTTCGAGATTGAGCAGAACGCTCTGCTCAAGGGAGAGGTTGAAATCGGCCTCGTTGCGCAGGAAAGCGAGCGTCGACTCGTAGGACAGATGACGCATGTCGGCAATGATCCGGCTCGCCTCCTCCTGATGGTCCGCAATCCACAACTCCGCCTTGCGGATGCCTCGGAACAGCCCCTCAATGACCTTCGGCTCGTTGGCGATCATGTCCCGCCGGGCCATCAGGGGAACGAGCTTGCGATCAAGCTTGGGGTTGCCGAAAATGATGGCGTCGTCCCCGAGTGCGCTCTTTGCCTGATCGAACGGCGTGCCGTGCTGGCACATGGCATCGATCTCGCCTGCGACGAGGGCTTCGGGCAACTGCTTCTTCTTGAGGTAGACGACCTTCACGTCCCGAGGCGACACGCCGTTATGAATCAGGAACTTATGAAGGTAATAGTGCGCCGTCGTTCCGCGAACGGTGCCAATGCGCTTGCCCCGCAGGTCGGCAGGCTGGGCGATGCCAGCGCTCTTGCGGCACAGGACCTTGGTCTGGCTGTCCGACGTGGAAAGCGTGGCGATGAAGGCAAATCGGGACGGATCGAAATCCGTCAGCACGACGCCCACCCGGTTGGTGGACACGAAATCGGCCTCCCCGGCAAGAAAGCCCTCCAGCGCGGCCGAACCGTTGCGATAGATACGAAGCTCCGCGTCAATATCGTTTTCTGCGAGGTATCCCTTGGCGATGGCGACGCAGACGGCTCCGTCCATGGCGCCGGATCCGCCGGAGATGACGACCTTGCGCGGCTGCGCATCGGCCGAACCGGCAAGTAGCCCGACAATCATGATTGCGAGACAAAGAATTCCTGTACGATGCATACGTCCCTCCGTAAGGACAGTTTATTTTATGAGGGTCGATACACCAAACATAACGGCCTTTCAATCCGCATGAATCATTGCATTTCTCTCATTGGCACACTTCGGTGCCAACCATGCGTCCCACGTTTTATGCGGGTTCCCACCACTTTCCGGGGCAAACCCTACCTTTAATTTCTCAAAACCCTACCATGAAAAGGAGGGGCACCTGCATTTACACGAGGCCATTCGGCTCGTATTCACTGTACATAGATTGTAAACAACTTTACATATTCTTTGGGGGGGACTATGTCGTTCGGAGATATCATCGTTGCGTGGTTTCGTGAACAGGAAAGGCTTGGAAAAATTCCAGCAACGCTGGCACAACGCTGCGAGCTCTGTCAGGATCTGTGCAGTTCCACAGACTCCCTCTGCGACGCCATACACTCGGCAAAGGACGTGACGCCGCTTCGCCTTCTGGCAGCGCATTTCGGATACGCCCTGCAACCGTTCGAGGACAAGGTCGTCGCACATCCATCCGGCCATGATTCCGGAGATACAAGTGAAGGAATGCACCAGAATATTCATTGCTGAAGACCATACGCTTCTTCGCGACGGACTCAAGGTCCTCATCAGCGCGAATCCGGACTGGATCGTCGTTGGTGAAGCCTCCGACGGAATCGAGACGCTGGAGCAAATCCGCACCTTGGATGTGGATTTGCTCCTCATCGATCTGACCATGCCGCGCATGAGCGGCGTACGGGTCATCGAAGAGTTGCGCAAGACTCTTCCGAAGCTGCGCATTCTCGTCCTCACCGCGCACAGCGACGAGGAATTCGTCTACTCCGCGCTACGTGCCGGGGCAGATGGCTATGTGGTCAAGGACTCCACCAACGAGGATCTTGCCACCGCCATCAACAGCGTCATGAACGGCAAGAGCTACCTCAGCCCCACGGTGTCGATGGACGTCATTCACGGCTATCTGGACGGTCGCAACACCGCCGCCCCCACGAACAAGCTGGACAGCCTCACCCATCGCGAGCGCGACGTGCTGCAACTTGTCGTGGATGGTCACAGTAACGCGGAGATTTCCAACCTGCTGTTCATCAGCATCAAGACCGTGGAAAAGCACAAGACCAACATCATGCGCAAACTCGATGCCGCCAATCAGCACGACCTGCGCAGGCTCGCCCGCGAAACGCCCTTCGTCTTCTAAGACGGCAGCATCTTGAAAAAATAAAGACCGCCGACATGCGCTACGCACATCGGCGGTCTTTTTCCGTCCTCGTTCCAATGCCTGAACATCACACGCACTCGGCATCCAGCGAGGTCACGTACCCCCCGCTGCCCAGCCGATGCTCGGCCCGAGCGATGCTCCACGTCCCGTTCACGCCATCGCGGAATCCGCTCAATTCCACGCGGCATTCGGCACGCAAGGCAGGGTCGCCCGGAAGCGTCAGGGAAAGCGTCCGCTTACCGCTGGAAAACGAGTCGAGCTTCGCACGCGCAGCCTGCTGCGCGGCCTCCCGCGAAGGGTGGGAATGTCTGATGCGAAAGACAGGCTCCCCCTCCCCCACGCATTCCTCCACATCCTGCGCGGTGGCGACGTCCCGCCATGTCGCCACCACACTGCGATAATTCTCGCGCCCGGAAATGCTGACGGACCAATTCGTCACATCCCGCGGCGTCAGCGGCAGTGTCGGCAGTTCCTGCCCGCTGGCCGATAGTCCCTCTCCCTTCCGGACGAAGACGAGCGCCCCACCGTTGGCCTTGGCCACTGCGCCAAGCCCGGCAGCCACGCGCGTCAGCAGATTCATGCTACTTTCGTTGATCTGATCGAGATGCGAGAGCATGACACGGTCAAGCGCGTCGGCAATGGCCGCAACGAGTCCATGTTCGGCGGCGATGCACCTGACTAGTTCGCCTACGGATTGCGGCAGCCACGAACGCGTCCGCTGGGTCTGCAACTCGCTGAAGTTCTCGCTCTTCTCGAATGGTGCGCCGTTCGCCTTGATGCTCATGGAATCCGGCGGCCCACCGATGGTGATGCCATCCACCACGTACAGCCCCATGAATTGCACCCGCGTCCCGTAGCCCAGCCACACCCGCAATTCTGCCCCGGTGGGCGGAAGCAGAATGTGCGGCGCGACGTCGGCAAGCGTAAGGCTCAACGCGTCGGACTGCATCCCCGCCTCATCCATGACGGACAGGGACACCAGCCGCTCGCGCAGCACTCTGGTTATATCCTTGCCGTCCGCTTCGATGCGAAATGTCGGCGCGTGCCGATCAGGATCTAATCCCACAGGGTCACCCCCTCCTCGATCGCGTGCGGCTCGGAAATCTCCGGCAATACGATGACCAGCCCCGCCGACAGCACCGGTCCGAAGGCCGCAAGGCCGGGGTTGGCGTCGAGCACGGTCTCCACCACGTCCGCCGTGCGCCCGTAGTGCCGCTGACAGATGAGGTCCAGCATGTCGCCATCCTTGGTGCGGTAGCGAATCATCACACCCTCCCGAAATAGCGCAGGTTCAGGGTGAACTCCACGGTCCGCGGCACGCCGTCGTTAAACAGCACGCCATGCGTCTCGGCCACGCTCAAAATGACCCAACGCCCCAGCACATTCCCGCGCCCGTCCACAAGGAGCAGCGGTGTGCCGCGCCCGGCCTCACGCCGCATGTCCGCCACCTGCCCCAGCCCACCACGGAAATGCGGATGAATCACGCCGGAAAGGGAGACCGTCTCGTCGCCCGGACCAAGATACTGCAAGGCGGCCTCGCGCCCGTGGCGCTCCTGCGCCGCCCAGCGATAGGCGGCCGAACGCTCGAAGCGCCCATACGCCGCAGTATCCACGGAAAACGAATACCGCCCGAGTTTCATCATTATCTTCGTCATGGCTACCTATCGTGCAGGAACCTGCGTTCGCCGTCTCGCCGCAGGGCCTGAAGTTTGCGGATGACGACATCCGCGATCTCATCCGGAGACATCCCCGGTGCGGCGGCAATCGTGATACCGCCCACGTTCATGGTCATCGCGGCGGCTCCGCCACAGGGCACGGCCCCAGCGCTCCCCTCCATGGCACTCGCATTCCCAGGAAGAGGCTGGGCATTCGCCGTCGCAGGCGCGGTATGCGACACGACCGACGCAGCGGGAGCCACCGCCGGAACCGCTGCCGAGGTTTCCCCCGACGCGGCAGGCGTGGCGACAGGAGCCGCCTTGGCCACGACGGAAGCCGAAGTCGCTTCCGACGCGCCGGCAAGCGCACCCTTTTCCTCGCCTGCGGCTGCCTGCCCGTCTTTGTTGGGAGCAAACATGCCCCCCAGGAATTCACCAAGGGACTCGCCACCCATGCCGCCCAGGATTCCGCCCACTATCCCGCCAAGCGCGGTACCGATCACGGGAACGACCGATCCTATGGCCGCACCAGCCATGGCTCCGGCCGCCGAACCGCCAATGCTTCCGAGGCTTCCCCCAACCTTGGCGGTGTCGCCAGAGCGTACGGCATCGACCATGTCCAAGGCCGAAAGTGCCATCCCCACAGGGCGAAACACCTTGCCTACGGCCCGGCCAGCAGTTTTCAGCCCGCCCTTGCCGAATACCGAACCAAACGCACGCCCCTTGTCCATAGCCTTGCCAATGATGGATTTCGCCACAACGGCGGGCTTCGTAACCACGGTCCGGAAATTTTCGACAAGTCCCCCGGCTAACGCACGCTTGGGCCTCCGCACCCTTCTAGGTACACGCGCCCTCTTTTTTTTGCGCCGACCTTTTTTCCCATCCGATTCGCCGCCCCCGGACTCGCCCCCGCTCATGGCACCGCCTCCAAGATTGACGACTCGTACGGGAATGGCGAATCCGCCGCCCCCCTTGCCGACAATTGAAGCCGCAAGCCGCTTCAGCTTGCCCAAGGCAAGTACCGCGGAGAAAACCACAGCGACCACACCGGCAATGGCGACGGCAATGCCAGCCCAATCCCCCATGGCCGCCGATTGGGCAACGCTTGCGAACCCGTCACGCAGTTGACCAAGCCCAGCGGCAAGGCAATCCGTTCCCATGTCCATGAGCGGAGCCACAGCTCCGCCCACAAGTCCCGAAAATTCGCTCACCGCACCGCCGATGACGGTGTTCAACCGGTTGTATGCCCCGGCGTAGGCTTCCGCACCGGAGCGGCCCTCATCACTCAAAATGTTCAACTGGCGCTGACGCCCCAGCAGTTCGTCAACGCCCTCCCGCCGCTTGCGAAGCTGCGCCACGAAGGCCGCGCCATCCGCACCCAAAAGTTCATTGGCGGCAGCCGTCGCGCCAGCGGCATCCGGCATGTCCTTCAGTGCGGTGGCCACCGCCTGAAACTGTTCCTCGGGAGAAAGCTCCCGAAGTTTTTCTGCGGAGAGGCCGAGGGCCCGCAGGCTTTCACCTGCGGGCGACTCGCCTCCCGATTCCATTGCCGACTTCAGGCCATTGCCAAGCGCACCGATAAGCTTGCCCGCGGACGAAGCCTGCATGCCCATGTCGCCAAGAACGCCTTCCCATGCCGCCAGCCCGTCGGCGGACACGCCAAGCGCCCCCGCAAGGACGTTCTGGCGCACCGTGAGCTGATTCCATTCAGTCACGGCGGCACAGACCCGTGCAACAACATCGGCATACAGTTCCGCAGCGGCCAGCGCTCCATCGACCCGTTCGCCCTTTTCGGCGCTCTGCCCTCCCAAAGGTGCTCCGCCGTTGTCGGGCTTGCGCTCCCCTGCGGAGCCGGACGCCGGAGCGCCACCTCCGTGGAGCTTCGAAACCGGGGCGGGCTCGTTCGTTCCAGCTTCACCAGCCGCCCCCAACAGGCCATCCAAACGGGTGACGATGTCGGGCATGACGACGCGGATGTCCTTGAGACACGCCACGCCCATCTTCACCACTGGCACCATCTGCCCCTGCGCGACAACCCCATCCTGATCGGCGGAAACACCTTGATTGGACACTACATGCTCCGTTTATTTGACAGATGCGAAAGCCACATCACGAATTCATCGACCGCCAGCCCCAGAATCTCGGCGCGGCTCCAGCCCGTATGCGATGCGAGGGCCAGAACGCCGCGCCGGGCGTCGTCGGCGTCTAGGACAAAAAACCCGTGTAGCGTTCCTGCACCTTGCGATAGTCCTTCATGTCCAGCCCTTCGAGGACGGCGGGCGGAACCTCGCACAGCGTGGCGAAGAGGATCAGTTCCTTCTCCAGATCGGTGCCGCCGCGCTTGTCGCCGAGGACCATGTCGCCCACGCGGGGGCGGCGCATGTGCAGCTCGGCGTAGGTCTGGCCCTTGTGCTCAACGGGATAGTCCAGGGTGATCGTTTCCATGTCCGTCTCCTACATCCCGCAGGCCTTGCGGATTTCGGCGAGCTGATCGACGCCGCCGATGATGCGCTTCATGTTCGGCACGTCGATCTCGTGCAGCACCTTTCCACCCTGCTCGCGCTTGTAGTAGGTCAGCGCCACGGTCACGGACAGCGTGGACTTCTCGCCCGGCTTCCACGCGCCGGACTCGATCTTCACAACGCAGCCGCGCATCTGGATGGTGACGGGCGTCACCGTGCCGTCGAGGCTTTCCAGCGCGCCGCGCGCGGTGATCTGCACGCCGCTGTTCTGCGTCACGCCGAAGCTCATCAGCACGTCCGCGCACTGGCGGGTGAGGGTGAAGGTGCCCTCCAGCTTCTCCATGCCCATGTCCAGCGCAACGGGGGCGTCCATGCCGCCCGCGCGGAAGTCGTCGGTGACGAGGGACAGGCTCGGGGGCTGGACTTCCTCGCAGTCGCCCACATAGCCGCGACCATCCACGAACAGTGCGAAATTCTTCAGAATATCCTTGGCAGGCATCAGTTGAAGACCTCCTCGATGTAGTCGTTGACCAGATGCGAACGGAACGTCACGTGCTCGGCCGGGTACGGCGGGGTGAAGTCGAAGTCGAAGTAGACCTTGCCCTGCTGCACCTGATCCGGGGTGTTGAGTTCAGGGTCGGCCCAGCACTCGCCGCCGAGGATGGCACCCACCGCCGTGAGGTGGCGCAGGTAGGCGTTCACGCCTTCCACCACGTCCTCCACGTAGGTCTTGGTGATGTTGCGATCCACGGCCCACAGGTGCGCGGCGAGGATGGACTCGTTGATCATGTCCGCCGTACGGCGCACGGACAGGAAGCACCACTTGGGATCGATGCTGCCGGTGCGGTTGCCCCACAGGCGATAGCCGCCCTCGTTGATGATGGTGGCCACGTTCTTCTCGTTCAACGCGTTGGCGCGGCAGTTCGTATCGCCGAGGGTGAAGTCCACCGGGCGCGCGGTGCCGGACACGCCAAGCACCTCGCGATTGGAGGGCGACCACCAGAAGCCACGGTCGTTGTCCGTGCGGGCGATCATGCCTGCCACGCGGGCCGAGGCGGGCTCGTCGTGGTACGCGCCGTCGCGGAACACCTTCACCCACGGGTCCACCATAAACACGCGGGCCGTGCCGCTGTCGCCAATGGCGGCGATGGCGTCGGCGTCGTTGGTATTCGGGCCGTCGGCGATGACCACCGCGCGCAGCCGTTCGGCAATGCCTTCCAGCTCCGCCACCACGGGATTCTTGAGGTGCTTGCCGGGGTTCGCCGGGTCCTCGGCGCGCTGGTGCGTGAAGCCCGGGGCGACGAGGATGCGCGGGGTGAAGCCGAGAACGGACTGGCTGGCCAGAAGTGCCTGCACGCCGGTGTACTGGCCGGTGGTCGCGTCCACGCCGCCGACAATCGCCGTCATGGTGGCGGCCTCATCGGCCCCCTCGTCCACACGAATCACGACGACCATGGCCCCGCACTGGTCCAGAATGCCGTCCAGCGCGACGGGCAGCGTGCCCTTGCCCGCGCCGGTGGTGTCGAGCTTTGCGGCCTCGCGCCGGTTACCCGCTACAAGCACCGGGACGTTCAGGGGAAAGACGCTAGCATCGGCGTCCGGAGCCGTGCCCACAATGCCGATGACGGAACTCTTCACCGTGCGAATGGGACGCGGACCGGCATCGATCTCGATGACTTCCACGCCATGCAGAAACTGTTCAGACATTGATCAAACCTCGTGTGTTGCGGTTTCGGTTGCAGGTTCAACAGGCCATTCGACACTTTCGGGAAATTTGGACTGCTCGGGGATAGTCTCCAACGCGGAGGCATAGACGTCCCACGCGGTAAGCTGGGCGTCGATGTCCGTGGTGTCGCCTCCGCTGGCGACAACGGCTCGACGATGCCGCAGGAGCTGCATGGCCGCAGGGTCGTAGACCTCGCGCATGCGGCGGTCGCGCTCGGCGCGGATGGTGGCGGCGAGCTGCGCGCCGCGCGCCTCGGCGTCCTCCACCCACTGCATGCCGTCCCATGCGTGATACTCGCTGGGCGGCGGGGCTATGGTCGCGCCCTCGGGGATGGTATCGCCGATGTCGGTGATCTCGTGGCGCTCGCGGGGGCTGGTCCAGTACGCGGCACCGCGCAGGTCCGGGACCACGGTCCACGCCTCGCCGCTCCAGCGGGCGATCTCGTCCTCGGCACACACGGGCGGTGCGGCCTCGGTCGCATGCGCGGGGATGAGATACACGCCGGGTTCCAGCGGGCTCTCGTCCG
Coding sequences within:
- a CDS encoding sensor histidine kinase, which produces MSIRSKLRLLALGTALLIALASACLYWAERGIGLALCRSQGAYAILSGVTELNLLANEFDGSNASRLETQWTRRWESLNREIATFVSVYPKTPGLDRFMREFIKAEGLFDEFVSVSKQVQQSESRELVAARANLLAHFTVVLVSVEANAKKVSSEAVREIGDVQRTRNLVLLGIVVVAVVMFCIWLRFLSRGILAPLEVVHRGVVRLRDGELGCEVPVPASADEVGALARAFNEMSRSLRDVTVSRDELQREVQVRKKAEASLRDAQRAVFAAGERERIRIGRELHDGICQDLTAIRLHLGNLVHALSPSEIEVGRSITAVNDYLLKVLEEIRRLVMDLRPAMLDEIGLLSTLRWKCRQIRKAHGLDISLDMPGDEARIPEDLKGTLYRIVQEALNNIVRHSGARHADVVLEIDEDELTLIVFDDGCGFDVEQGARAGYGLANMRERAHAFGGSFEVSSAQGVRLTARFPLQFVDADG
- a CDS encoding contractile injection system protein, VgrG/Pvc8 family, coding for MGLDPDRHAPTFRIEADGKDITRVLRERLVSLSVMDEAGMQSDALSLTLADVAPHILLPPTGAELRVWLGYGTRVQFMGLYVVDGITIGGPPDSMSIKANGAPFEKSENFSELQTQRTRSWLPQSVGELVRCIAAEHGLVAAIADALDRVMLSHLDQINESSMNLLTRVAAGLGAVAKANGGALVFVRKGEGLSASGQELPTLPLTPRDVTNWSVSISGRENYRSVVATWRDVATAQDVEECVGEGEPVFRIRHSHPSREAAQQAARAKLDSFSSGKRTLSLTLPGDPALRAECRVELSGFRDGVNGTWSIARAEHRLGSGGYVTSLDAECV
- a CDS encoding ABC transporter substrate-binding protein, with the protein product MHRTGILCLAIMIVGLLAGSADAQPRKVVISGGSGAMDGAVCVAIAKGYLAENDIDAELRIYRNGSAALEGFLAGEADFVSTNRVGVVLTDFDPSRFAFIATLSTSDSQTKVLCRKSAGIAQPADLRGKRIGTVRGTTAHYYLHKFLIHNGVSPRDVKVVYLKKKQLPEALVAGEIDAMCQHGTPFDQAKSALGDDAIIFGNPKLDRKLVPLMARRDMIANEPKVIEGLFRGIRKAELWIADHQEEASRIIADMRHLSYESTLAFLRNEADFNLSLEQSVLLNLENVEMWAIESELVERKTPRNMLDIVDYHPLEKVFPESVTIIR
- a CDS encoding phage tail assembly protein, whose protein sequence is METITLDYPVEHKGQTYAELHMRRPRVGDMVLGDKRGGTDLEKELILFATLCEVPPAVLEGLDMKDYRKVQERYTGFLS
- a CDS encoding phage tail protein, translating into MTKIMMKLGRYSFSVDTAAYGRFERSAAYRWAAQERHGREAALQYLGPGDETVSLSGVIHPHFRGGLGQVADMRREAGRGTPLLLVDGRGNVLGRWVILSVAETHGVLFNDGVPRTVEFTLNLRYFGRV
- a CDS encoding response regulator, producing the protein MKECTRIFIAEDHTLLRDGLKVLISANPDWIVVGEASDGIETLEQIRTLDVDLLLIDLTMPRMSGVRVIEELRKTLPKLRILVLTAHSDEEFVYSALRAGADGYVVKDSTNEDLATAINSVMNGKSYLSPTVSMDVIHGYLDGRNTAAPTNKLDSLTHRERDVLQLVVDGHSNAEISNLLFISIKTVEKHKTNIMRKLDAANQHDLRRLARETPFVF
- a CDS encoding phage tail sheath C-terminal domain-containing protein, producing the protein MSEQFLHGVEVIEIDAGPRPIRTVKSSVIGIVGTAPDADASVFPLNVPVLVAGNRREAAKLDTTGAGKGTLPVALDGILDQCGAMVVVIRVDEGADEAATMTAIVGGVDATTGQYTGVQALLASQSVLGFTPRILVAPGFTHQRAEDPANPGKHLKNPVVAELEGIAERLRAVVIADGPNTNDADAIAAIGDSGTARVFMVDPWVKVFRDGAYHDEPASARVAGMIARTDNDRGFWWSPSNREVLGVSGTARPVDFTLGDTNCRANALNEKNVATIINEGGYRLWGNRTGSIDPKWCFLSVRRTADMINESILAAHLWAVDRNITKTYVEDVVEGVNAYLRHLTAVGAILGGECWADPELNTPDQVQQGKVYFDFDFTPPYPAEHVTFRSHLVNDYIEEVFN
- a CDS encoding tail protein X, whose translation is MIRYRTKDGDMLDLICQRHYGRTADVVETVLDANPGLAAFGPVLSAGLVIVLPEISEPHAIEEGVTLWD
- a CDS encoding phage tail assembly chaperone, producing MIIHHYHPVSGVYLGQGEADESPLEPGVYLIPAHATEAAPPVCAEDEIARWSGEAWTVVPDLRGAAYWTSPRERHEITDIGDTIPEGATIAPPPSEYHAWDGMQWVEDAEARGAQLAATIRAERDRRMREVYDPAAMQLLRHRRAVVASGGDTTDIDAQLTAWDVYASALETIPEQSKFPESVEWPVEPATETATHEV
- a CDS encoding phage major tail tube protein, giving the protein MPAKDILKNFALFVDGRGYVGDCEEVQPPSLSLVTDDFRAGGMDAPVALDMGMEKLEGTFTLTRQCADVLMSFGVTQNSGVQITARGALESLDGTVTPVTIQMRGCVVKIESGAWKPGEKSTLSVTVALTYYKREQGGKVLHEIDVPNMKRIIGGVDQLAEIRKACGM